One part of the Sphingobium yanoikuyae genome encodes these proteins:
- a CDS encoding SDR family NAD(P)-dependent oxidoreductase, with product MSIAIDMRGKVALVTGAASGLGRATAVKLAQAGARLWLVDVNAEGLAETLSLLPEGEHQTAVVDLADSDACHAAVDAAVAHFSQLDALCNVAGLIYLANSPDMARPLWDKTLAVNLTAPFLLSQAAIPHLMKVNGAIVNVVSSAAFIGEAYAAAYCASKAGLLNLTKAMAMEYQKQSIRINAVAPGGMITNIATNFRPPEGCDLELLKRFSGMRGTVEVEDVADMVALLASPAGRGFHGNCISIDAGITAG from the coding sequence ATGAGCATCGCGATCGACATGCGCGGCAAGGTGGCGCTGGTGACCGGGGCTGCTTCGGGCCTTGGCCGCGCGACGGCGGTGAAACTGGCACAGGCCGGCGCCCGGCTGTGGTTGGTGGACGTCAATGCGGAAGGGTTGGCCGAAACGCTGAGCCTGCTTCCTGAGGGCGAGCATCAGACGGCGGTTGTCGATCTGGCCGATTCTGACGCTTGCCACGCGGCAGTCGATGCGGCTGTCGCCCATTTCAGCCAGCTTGATGCGCTGTGCAATGTCGCAGGCCTCATCTATCTCGCTAATTCGCCCGACATGGCCCGACCGCTGTGGGACAAGACGCTGGCGGTCAACCTGACCGCGCCCTTTCTGCTGTCGCAGGCGGCAATTCCGCATCTGATGAAGGTGAATGGCGCGATCGTGAATGTCGTCTCCTCGGCCGCCTTCATCGGCGAGGCTTATGCCGCCGCCTATTGCGCGTCGAAAGCCGGCCTCCTCAATCTCACCAAGGCGATGGCGATGGAGTATCAGAAGCAGTCGATCCGCATCAACGCCGTCGCGCCGGGCGGCATGATCACCAATATCGCCACCAATTTCCGGCCGCCCGAAGGCTGCGACCTTGAATTGCTCAAACGTTTTTCGGGGATGCGCGGCACGGTCGAGGTCGAGGATGTCGCCGACATGGTCGCGCTGCTCGCCTCGCCGGCCGGGCGTGGCTTCCACGGCAATTGCATCTCGATCGATGCCGGGATCACCGCAGGATGA
- a CDS encoding NAD(P)-dependent oxidoreductase, whose amino-acid sequence MSGMERIGFIGLGSQGGPMAERIAVAGYPLMLWARRADALAPFLEKGATAAPDIATLGAACDHVGICVVDDAGVAEIVDQLLPAMRPGSRIVIHSTILPDHCVALAERCAERGIAFLDAPVSGGGPAAAAGTLILMCGGAVDVFEAARPVLESFGGLIVRMGDVGAGQRAKIVNNALMAANMGLAHAAMEAGRALDLDGAALRDLIKASSGRSFGFEVYARLPTPGAFAHGAPLLRKDLGLLMASLPDDAGAEALSRAAMPFLSVACGD is encoded by the coding sequence ATGAGCGGGATGGAACGGATCGGCTTCATTGGCCTTGGCAGCCAGGGCGGCCCGATGGCCGAACGGATCGCCGTCGCTGGCTATCCGCTCATGCTCTGGGCCCGCCGTGCGGATGCGCTGGCGCCCTTCCTCGAAAAGGGCGCCACGGCAGCGCCGGACATCGCGACATTGGGAGCAGCCTGCGATCATGTCGGCATCTGCGTCGTCGATGATGCCGGCGTGGCGGAAATCGTCGATCAATTATTGCCCGCGATGCGACCGGGCAGCCGGATCGTCATCCATTCGACGATATTGCCCGACCATTGCGTCGCATTGGCCGAACGCTGCGCGGAACGGGGTATCGCCTTCCTCGATGCGCCGGTCAGTGGCGGCGGTCCGGCCGCGGCGGCCGGCACCTTGATCCTGATGTGCGGTGGTGCGGTCGATGTCTTCGAGGCCGCCCGGCCGGTGCTGGAAAGCTTTGGCGGCCTGATCGTGCGGATGGGCGATGTCGGCGCCGGGCAGCGCGCCAAGATCGTCAACAACGCGCTGATGGCGGCCAATATGGGACTGGCCCACGCCGCGATGGAGGCGGGCAGGGCGCTGGACCTGGATGGCGCAGCCCTGCGCGACCTCATCAAGGCGAGCAGCGGCCGCAGCTTCGGCTTCGAGGTCTATGCCCGCCTGCCGACGCCGGGCGCCTTTGCTCATGGCGCGCCGCTGCTGCGCAAGGATCTCGGCCTGCTGATGGCCAGCCTGCCTGATGATGCCGGTGCCGAGGCCCTGTCCCGCGCCGCCATGCCCTTTCTCTCCGTCGCCTGCGGCGACTGA
- a CDS encoding SDR family oxidoreductase produces MSFTLDQFRLDGKVAIVTGAGGRGNSIGRAYALGLAAAGAAIVVADLNAEGAQAVADEIVAGGGRAIAVQVDVADEVSTLAMATAATGAFGGVDILINNAALMVDISYDNIEAVSLDAWNRAFAVNLNGALLCARAVIPSMRARGGGRIINQTSGGAFPATGLYGISKLALVGLTTTLAKQLGKDNITSNAIAPGNVTSDAGKMLVPDDSPFIQFLQMSCALRPRGEPDELVGTALLLCSDAGRWITGQTIHVDGGWVLRP; encoded by the coding sequence ATGTCCTTCACCCTTGATCAGTTCCGCCTCGACGGCAAAGTCGCGATCGTCACTGGCGCCGGCGGGCGCGGCAATTCCATCGGCCGGGCCTATGCGCTGGGCCTGGCTGCGGCCGGTGCCGCGATCGTCGTTGCCGATCTCAATGCGGAAGGCGCACAGGCGGTGGCCGACGAGATCGTTGCCGGGGGCGGGCGGGCCATCGCCGTCCAGGTCGATGTCGCTGACGAAGTCTCCACCCTGGCCATGGCGACGGCGGCGACCGGTGCCTTTGGCGGTGTCGACATCCTCATCAACAATGCCGCGCTGATGGTTGATATCAGCTACGACAATATCGAAGCCGTCAGCCTCGACGCCTGGAACCGGGCCTTTGCGGTCAATCTCAATGGTGCGCTGCTCTGTGCCCGCGCCGTTATCCCTTCGATGCGGGCGCGCGGTGGCGGACGGATCATCAACCAGACGTCGGGCGGGGCATTTCCAGCGACGGGCCTCTACGGCATTTCCAAGCTGGCGCTGGTGGGCCTCACGACCACGCTCGCCAAGCAACTGGGCAAGGACAATATCACCAGCAACGCGATCGCGCCGGGCAATGTCACATCGGATGCCGGCAAGATGCTGGTGCCCGACGATTCTCCGTTCATCCAGTTCCTGCAGATGAGTTGCGCCCTGCGCCCGCGCGGCGAGCCGGATGAACTGGTCGGCACGGCGCTGCTGCTCTGTTCGGACGCGGGGCGCTGGATTACAGGCCAGACGATCCATGTTGATGGCGGATGGGTGTTGCGCCCTTGA
- a CDS encoding TonB-dependent receptor produces the protein MLSSHKGRLFKLLQAGSALSCMVAMAGGVTQAQEQDQGEIVVTALKRNTRVQDTPIAITAVTGASLEAAGTSSFTELTRDTPSLRIVDGGPGNRRVILRGVTAAGEPTVGVYYDEAPVSGSVGTTSDAAGATPDFRIFDVERAEVLRGPQGTLYGSGSMGGTLRIIFNKPKTDKIEAAFASTMSAVEGGSMGASFDGMLNVPLIEDKLAIRIVGNATQVAGYVDNSYYGYKNINDPYTYGGRIMLRFTPTEALTLDLSANYEKAAGESPRWYAETGKRWTTDARSESGNYDTNRIYNATLNYDFGPVVLTAITTYTDRDRIVVGDVSDTFNGRDTAARCQTYRGNGAACSADVLADYLSDTRALLSSSLYQPQSVKNWLNEIRLSSTGDGPLNWTVGLFSEDRKTVVRSTLLKADPDTGFLYDPDDIANLAYDRTINDKLKQKAVFAEISYKLFDKLTLTAGARYYDYKKTVGGRIDMGQEHYASVVTPYTEAKSSEDGVLTKFNISYQATPDVMIYAQAAQGFRPGGVNQVIGLSAALAAYTSDSLWNYELGFKSKILPRTYLNMATYQIDWSNMQVSARTAGTGSVFGLISNVGAARIRGVEAEFSTEIAGISFSANGSYTDAKLTEDQVSTIVVASGRKGDRIANVPKWNFGGSAEYKHMLTDAMDAVIRTDVTYNGSSYSTISPTDTYRRRLDDYTLTNLRLGVQASDNNWGAHFFVNNLFNELAVVSSSSSSNTGGKTVVFTAPPRTYGINLTKKF, from the coding sequence ATGTTGTCATCTCACAAGGGTCGCCTTTTCAAGCTGTTGCAGGCCGGCAGTGCATTATCCTGCATGGTCGCCATGGCTGGCGGCGTCACACAGGCCCAGGAACAGGATCAGGGCGAAATCGTCGTTACCGCGCTCAAGCGCAACACCCGCGTTCAGGACACGCCGATCGCGATCACCGCGGTCACCGGCGCCAGCCTGGAGGCGGCGGGCACCAGCAGCTTTACCGAACTGACCCGCGATACGCCCAGCCTGCGCATCGTCGATGGCGGCCCCGGCAATCGCCGCGTCATCCTGCGCGGCGTGACCGCGGCCGGCGAACCTACGGTCGGCGTCTATTATGACGAAGCGCCGGTATCCGGTTCGGTCGGCACCACCAGCGATGCCGCCGGCGCCACGCCCGATTTCCGCATCTTCGACGTGGAGCGCGCCGAAGTGCTGCGCGGCCCTCAGGGCACGCTTTACGGCTCCGGTTCGATGGGCGGCACGCTGCGGATCATCTTCAACAAGCCCAAGACCGACAAGATCGAGGCGGCCTTTGCCAGCACCATGTCGGCGGTCGAGGGCGGATCGATGGGCGCCTCCTTCGACGGGATGCTGAACGTCCCGCTGATCGAAGACAAGCTGGCCATCCGCATCGTCGGCAACGCCACGCAGGTCGCGGGCTATGTCGACAACAGCTATTATGGCTACAAGAATATCAACGATCCCTACACCTATGGCGGGCGCATCATGCTGCGCTTCACGCCGACCGAGGCGCTGACGCTGGACCTGAGCGCCAATTATGAGAAGGCGGCCGGTGAATCGCCGCGCTGGTATGCCGAAACCGGCAAGCGCTGGACCACGGACGCGCGATCGGAATCGGGCAATTACGACACCAACCGCATCTATAATGCGACGCTCAACTATGATTTCGGCCCGGTCGTGCTGACCGCCATCACCACTTATACCGATCGTGACCGCATCGTCGTCGGCGATGTCAGCGATACGTTCAACGGCCGCGACACCGCCGCCCGCTGCCAGACCTATCGCGGCAATGGCGCGGCCTGCTCCGCCGACGTGCTGGCCGATTATCTGTCCGACACCCGCGCCCTGTTGTCGTCCAGCCTGTATCAGCCGCAATCGGTCAAGAACTGGCTCAACGAAATCCGCCTGAGTTCGACCGGGGATGGCCCGCTCAACTGGACCGTCGGCCTGTTCAGCGAAGATCGCAAGACGGTGGTGCGCTCGACCCTGCTCAAGGCCGATCCGGACACCGGCTTCCTCTACGATCCCGACGATATCGCCAATCTCGCCTATGATCGCACCATCAACGACAAGCTGAAGCAGAAGGCGGTCTTCGCCGAAATCTCCTACAAGCTGTTCGACAAGCTGACGCTGACCGCTGGCGCGCGCTATTATGATTATAAGAAGACGGTCGGCGGCCGGATCGACATGGGCCAGGAACATTATGCCTCGGTCGTGACGCCCTATACCGAAGCCAAGTCGTCCGAGGACGGCGTCCTTACCAAGTTCAACATCTCCTATCAGGCGACCCCCGATGTGATGATCTATGCCCAGGCGGCACAGGGCTTCCGGCCGGGCGGCGTCAACCAGGTGATCGGCCTGTCGGCGGCGCTGGCCGCCTACACATCGGACAGCCTGTGGAACTATGAGCTGGGCTTCAAGAGCAAGATCCTGCCGCGCACCTATCTCAATATGGCGACCTACCAGATCGACTGGAGCAACATGCAGGTGTCGGCCCGTACGGCGGGTACCGGCTCGGTCTTCGGCCTCATCTCCAACGTCGGCGCGGCCCGCATTCGCGGCGTCGAGGCGGAATTTTCGACCGAGATTGCCGGCATCAGCTTCAGCGCCAACGGTTCCTACACCGATGCCAAGCTCACTGAGGACCAGGTCAGCACCATCGTCGTGGCATCGGGCCGCAAGGGCGACCGGATCGCCAATGTGCCGAAATGGAATTTCGGCGGATCGGCCGAATATAAGCATATGCTGACCGATGCGATGGATGCCGTCATCCGCACCGACGTCACCTATAATGGCAGTTCCTACAGCACGATCAGCCCGACCGACACCTATCGGCGCCGGCTGGACGACTATACGCTGACCAACCTGCGCCTGGGCGTGCAGGCCAGCGACAACAACTGGGGCGCTCATTTCTTCGTGAACAATCTGTTCAACGAACTGGCGGTGGTCAGTTCCAGCTCCAGCAGCAACACCGGCGGCAAGACGGTGGTGTTTACCGCGCCGCCGCGCACCTACGGCATCAACCTCACCAAGAAGTTCTGA
- a CDS encoding amidohydrolase family protein, whose translation MCFAGLSLLALVAGGAIAQPAKAPVEAVKPRAGANPAPARAAGEGAGPFRKMVIRGVTLIDGSGAPPRGPVDIVIENDVIADILPAGTPGLPFKQGRAPTDADYELDATGMFVTPGFIDMHVHGSTDDKAPDLSYSYKLWLAHGVTTVRGVDLAPMEVSLSERARSARNEIVAPRIFAYQRPGQGRGWTGGRTNTPEKARAWVQWAAKQGIDGIKLLDDPDQPPEVMAAIMDEAKKLKLGTTAHLSQIGVGRMNAEQAGDAGLGTVTHFYGHFESLLKNGPVQNWPVDYNYADEQDRFGNVANLAEESVEPGSDRWWAYLEHQKANHVTFDPTMTIYAAGRDLMLARNADWHDKYTMPQLWNFYMSSRENHGSYFYDWTTAIEVKWRNFYHKYMRLINDYKNIGGRVTTGSDSGFIFKPYGFGYVQELELLQEAGFNPSQVIQSATLNGALTLYDPRGEVPPIGTVRVGKLADLVIVKENPLQNFKTLYGTGTLRLNEQTQRLERVGGVSYTVKDGIVYDAKKLLADVADMVVAEKRRMGMPEQGLPHP comes from the coding sequence ATGTGTTTCGCCGGCCTTTCACTGCTCGCACTGGTTGCCGGAGGGGCGATCGCCCAACCCGCCAAGGCGCCGGTGGAAGCGGTCAAGCCACGCGCCGGCGCCAATCCCGCACCGGCGCGCGCTGCCGGCGAAGGCGCCGGCCCGTTCCGCAAGATGGTGATACGCGGCGTCACCCTGATCGACGGCAGCGGCGCGCCGCCGCGCGGCCCCGTCGACATCGTCATCGAAAATGACGTCATCGCCGACATATTGCCGGCCGGAACGCCGGGCCTGCCGTTCAAGCAGGGGCGCGCGCCGACCGACGCCGATTATGAACTGGACGCGACCGGCATGTTCGTGACGCCCGGCTTCATCGACATGCATGTCCATGGATCCACTGACGACAAGGCGCCGGACCTGTCCTATTCCTACAAGCTGTGGCTGGCCCACGGCGTCACCACGGTGCGCGGCGTCGACCTCGCACCCATGGAAGTGTCCCTGAGCGAACGGGCGCGCTCCGCCCGCAACGAGATCGTCGCGCCCCGCATCTTCGCCTATCAGCGGCCTGGCCAGGGCAGGGGCTGGACCGGCGGCCGCACCAATACGCCCGAAAAGGCGCGCGCCTGGGTGCAATGGGCGGCCAAGCAGGGGATCGACGGCATCAAGCTGCTGGACGATCCGGACCAGCCCCCCGAAGTGATGGCCGCCATCATGGACGAGGCGAAGAAGCTGAAGCTCGGCACCACGGCGCATCTCTCCCAGATCGGCGTGGGCCGCATGAATGCCGAACAGGCCGGCGACGCGGGCCTGGGCACCGTCACCCATTTCTACGGCCATTTCGAATCCCTGCTGAAAAATGGCCCGGTCCAGAACTGGCCGGTCGACTATAATTATGCCGACGAGCAGGATCGGTTTGGCAATGTCGCCAATCTGGCGGAAGAAAGCGTCGAGCCGGGATCGGACCGTTGGTGGGCTTATCTGGAGCATCAGAAGGCCAATCATGTCACCTTCGATCCGACCATGACCATCTATGCCGCCGGCCGCGATCTGATGCTGGCGCGCAATGCCGACTGGCACGACAAATATACCATGCCGCAGCTGTGGAATTTCTACATGTCCTCGCGCGAGAACCACGGCTCCTATTTCTATGACTGGACCACCGCGATCGAGGTCAAGTGGCGGAATTTCTACCACAAATATATGCGCCTGATTAACGACTACAAGAATATCGGCGGGCGCGTGACCACCGGCTCGGACTCCGGCTTCATCTTCAAGCCCTATGGCTTTGGCTATGTCCAGGAACTGGAACTGCTGCAGGAAGCCGGCTTCAATCCGTCGCAGGTGATCCAGTCGGCGACGCTGAATGGCGCGCTGACGCTCTATGATCCCAGGGGCGAAGTGCCGCCCATTGGCACGGTCCGCGTCGGCAAGCTGGCCGACCTGGTAATCGTGAAGGAAAATCCGCTGCAGAATTTCAAGACGCTCTACGGCACCGGCACGCTGCGCCTCAACGAACAGACCCAGCGGCTCGAGCGGGTCGGCGGCGTCAGCTACACGGTCAAGGACGGCATCGTCTATGACGCGAAGAAATTGCTGGCGGATGTCGCGGACATGGTCGTTGCGGAAAAGCGGCGCATGGGCATGCCGGAACAGGGGCTGCCCCATCCCTGA